In Acaryochloris marina S15, a single genomic region encodes these proteins:
- a CDS encoding SDR family NAD(P)-dependent oxidoreductase, producing MTKPICLITGVGDGTGSEIARKFSQGGYRVAMIARNRDRLQMLERELPQSKAYACDIGDLETLLSTLKKICSEMGHPSVLIHNAVSATFGRFLEADPEDLERNFRVNTTSLLYLARELSPSMIAAGNGAIVVTGNTAAFRGIPSYALFAPTKAAQRVLSQALARDLGPRGVHVAYVTIDAAIATPWSKNLPIEGLNIGLLNQQERPEDFFCQPIDIAEEVFHVAHQPRSAWSFDVEIRPFGEKW from the coding sequence GTGACAAAACCCATTTGTTTGATTACTGGGGTAGGAGACGGGACGGGAAGTGAGATCGCTCGCAAATTTTCCCAAGGAGGATACCGGGTCGCAATGATAGCCCGTAATCGAGATCGCCTCCAAATGCTCGAACGAGAACTGCCGCAATCCAAAGCTTATGCTTGTGATATTGGAGATTTAGAGACCCTACTCTCCACCCTAAAGAAAATTTGCTCAGAGATGGGACATCCTTCTGTCTTGATCCATAATGCTGTTAGCGCTACCTTCGGAAGGTTTCTAGAAGCCGATCCTGAAGATTTAGAACGCAACTTTCGAGTGAATACAACATCATTGCTTTACCTGGCTCGGGAACTCTCACCATCTATGATTGCAGCCGGCAATGGTGCAATTGTGGTCACGGGAAATACCGCTGCCTTCAGAGGCATTCCCAGCTATGCCCTATTCGCACCGACCAAGGCTGCACAGCGGGTACTATCGCAAGCGCTTGCCCGTGATTTGGGGCCAAGGGGTGTTCATGTCGCCTATGTGACCATTGATGCCGCGATCGCTACTCCCTGGTCCAAAAACTTGCCCATTGAAGGGCTCAACATTGGACTATTGAATCAACAAGAGCGACCCGAAGATTTTTTCTGTCAACCCATTGATATTGCAGAAGAGGTGTTTCATGTGGCCCATCAACCAAGATCAGCTTGGTCTTTTGATGTGGAAATTCGACCGTTTGGGGAAAAGTGGTAG
- a CDS encoding nuclear transport factor 2 family protein, producing the protein MSTETTLNVTPKTAADEAHSFAEYKAVEAALQPYIESAKTGDGALCRTAFYDHAHIVGSVHGTFYDLDADTFQGAVNETGASPDVQSHISWIDISGPAASAKVEFLNWAGFRYTDFFVLYKQDGQWKISGKVYDSHAQN; encoded by the coding sequence ATGTCAACTGAAACTACACTCAACGTAACCCCCAAAACAGCCGCTGACGAAGCGCATAGCTTTGCAGAATACAAAGCTGTTGAAGCCGCTTTACAGCCTTATATTGAGTCCGCCAAAACAGGTGACGGCGCGCTTTGCCGGACGGCCTTTTATGACCACGCTCATATTGTTGGCTCAGTACACGGCACTTTCTATGATTTGGATGCTGACACGTTCCAAGGCGCGGTGAATGAAACAGGCGCATCCCCAGACGTTCAGTCTCACATTTCCTGGATTGATATTTCTGGACCTGCCGCATCAGCAAAGGTTGAATTTCTCAATTGGGCTGGTTTCCGTTATACCGATTTCTTTGTCCTCTATAAGCAGGATGGTCAGTGGAAAATCAGCGGCAAGGTCTACGACTCTCACGCCCAAAATTAA
- a CDS encoding VOC family protein, whose protein sequence is MSASVPPSIAPKRILYTMLRVSDLDRSIAFYHNMLGMSELGRETFPDAEFTAVFMGYGNRKTDAVIEITYNWDKRSYEHGTAYGNLSLAVDDVYALTAYLEENGVKVLRPAGEVPMVSTETGEKHTLAFIADPDGYRIELMQTA, encoded by the coding sequence ATGTCAGCGTCTGTACCGCCCTCAATTGCACCCAAAAGAATTCTCTATACAATGCTTCGGGTCAGCGATCTGGATAGATCGATTGCGTTCTATCACAATATGCTTGGCATGTCCGAGTTGGGACGTGAAACCTTTCCCGATGCCGAATTTACCGCTGTCTTTATGGGATACGGAAATCGAAAAACCGATGCGGTCATAGAGATAACCTATAACTGGGACAAGCGTAGCTACGAGCATGGTACAGCCTACGGAAATCTCTCTCTTGCCGTAGACGATGTCTATGCATTGACAGCTTATCTCGAAGAGAACGGTGTGAAGGTCTTGCGCCCCGCAGGAGAAGTACCAATGGTGTCAACTGAAACAGGTGAGAAGCACACGTTAGCATTTATTGCTGACCCCGATGGTTACCGCATTGAACTCATGCAAACTGCTTGA
- a CDS encoding DUF3237 family protein: MTSLTRTVTAEAFESVASGQLGFTNMVDYGITLPELASGTTPPPQGARFDLTLEGQLTGPITGKMIATDYINVRADGRFELNMFGQITTTDGAQISFEGHGVSVHKSDGTEGVRMSVKLVTQSSEYAWVNGVTFIAEGIVDSAANTLAMSLLR, from the coding sequence ATGACTTCTTTGACCAGAACAGTTACTGCTGAAGCCTTTGAATCAGTGGCATCTGGACAACTCGGCTTTACGAATATGGTCGATTACGGCATTACATTGCCAGAGCTTGCTTCCGGCACAACGCCCCCGCCGCAAGGCGCCCGTTTTGACTTAACCCTTGAGGGGCAACTTACAGGCCCGATTACAGGCAAGATGATTGCTACGGACTATATTAATGTGCGTGCTGACGGCCGATTTGAACTCAACATGTTTGGGCAAATCACCACCACAGATGGCGCACAGATTTCATTTGAAGGCCATGGGGTATCGGTCCATAAATCTGACGGGACTGAAGGCGTACGTATGTCTGTAAAGCTAGTGACTCAATCCAGTGAGTATGCATGGGTAAACGGCGTTACTTTTATCGCTGAAGGGATTGTTGACTCGGCAGCTAACACGTTAGCAATGTCTCTACTCAGATAA
- a CDS encoding peroxiredoxin-like family protein → MTVTTTTPATTSAIRLVPGNNVPALTIDTLSGNAWNLAAQTPRNYTMVVFYRGLHCPLCAEYLKQLNSKLSQFHDLGIEVIAISGDTREKAANSSETWGVKDLTLGYGLTREAMQQWGLYVSKGAFDYEPAYFNEPGLFLIGPDGVLFFASINNAPYGRTDLDALLGGMDFVLNNNYPVRGTEV, encoded by the coding sequence ATGACTGTAACGACAACTACACCAGCAACAACTTCCGCTATTCGTTTAGTTCCTGGCAACAACGTCCCTGCGTTGACCATTGATACGCTATCTGGCAATGCTTGGAATCTTGCGGCTCAAACCCCTCGTAACTACACGATGGTGGTCTTCTATCGGGGATTGCACTGCCCCCTCTGTGCTGAGTACTTAAAGCAGCTGAACAGTAAGCTCAGTCAGTTTCACGATCTCGGTATTGAAGTGATTGCCATTAGTGGTGACACTCGCGAGAAAGCTGCTAATTCATCTGAAACCTGGGGTGTAAAAGATTTGACACTGGGCTATGGCCTCACCCGTGAAGCGATGCAGCAGTGGGGGCTTTATGTCTCCAAGGGTGCATTTGACTATGAGCCAGCCTATTTCAATGAACCAGGACTCTTTTTGATTGGCCCTGACGGCGTGCTTTTCTTCGCGAGTATTAATAACGCGCCCTATGGTCGTACTGACCTAGATGCACTGCTCGGCGGTATGGACTTTGTCTTGAACAACAACTACCCCGTGCGTGGTACTGAGGTCTAA
- a CDS encoding tautomerase family protein: MPFVNVRTTKGMLTKDQKQELQERLNALMVEIEGGGDPTFKDKVWIMIEETEPEDWNIGGVTLTPDIIQELKRQQAPKSKGKS; this comes from the coding sequence ATGCCTTTTGTAAATGTTCGCACAACCAAAGGAATGCTGACTAAGGATCAGAAACAAGAGCTTCAAGAGCGTCTGAACGCCTTAATGGTTGAGATTGAAGGGGGTGGTGACCCAACCTTCAAAGACAAGGTCTGGATCATGATTGAGGAGACCGAGCCTGAGGACTGGAATATCGGAGGGGTCACGCTAACCCCTGACATCATCCAAGAACTCAAACGCCAACAGGCTCCCAAAAGTAAAGGAAAATCCTAG
- a CDS encoding nuclear transport factor 2 family protein translates to MINFEISGSAAVAKVEFINWGGFRDFSVLYKHNGEWKISGQVFDAHTQN, encoded by the coding sequence GTGATTAATTTTGAAATTTCTGGATCTGCCGCTGTTGCAAAGGTTGAATTTATTAACTGGGGCGGCTTCCGAGACTTCTCTGTCCTCTACAAGCACAACGGAGAATGGAAAATCAGCGGCCAGGTCTTCGATGCTCATACCCAAAACTAA
- a CDS encoding glutathione S-transferase C-terminal domain-containing protein produces the protein MTYDNVFKKWPAQHPERIQLYSLGTPNGQKISIALEEMALPYEAHRIEIMKDDQFTDEFIAINPNSKIPAIIDPNGPNNEPFAVFESGAILMYLAEKSGKFLPTDPAARSECLQWLFFQMGGVGPMFGQFGHFHTFAKEKVPYAIERYRNEARRLLTVLDKQLSEKPFLIGDAYSIADMATFPWVGTLDWAYKAAESLQLHQDFPNVMTWYERCRQRPAAVRGLAVTKIN, from the coding sequence ATGACTTACGACAACGTGTTTAAAAAATGGCCTGCACAGCACCCTGAGAGAATTCAGCTGTATTCTCTCGGAACGCCCAACGGTCAAAAAATTTCCATTGCGCTAGAAGAAATGGCCCTGCCCTATGAGGCCCATCGCATTGAGATTATGAAAGATGACCAGTTCACCGATGAGTTCATTGCCATTAACCCCAATTCCAAAATCCCAGCCATCATCGATCCAAATGGGCCAAACAATGAACCTTTTGCTGTCTTCGAGTCCGGTGCCATTTTGATGTATCTGGCAGAGAAGTCAGGGAAATTTCTCCCCACCGATCCGGCAGCCCGCAGTGAGTGTTTGCAATGGTTGTTTTTCCAAATGGGAGGTGTCGGCCCCATGTTTGGACAGTTTGGACATTTCCACACGTTTGCCAAGGAAAAAGTTCCCTATGCCATTGAGCGCTATCGCAACGAAGCTCGACGGTTGTTAACCGTCCTGGATAAGCAACTATCAGAAAAACCTTTTCTCATAGGAGACGCGTATTCCATTGCAGATATGGCGACATTTCCTTGGGTAGGCACATTGGATTGGGCTTACAAAGCAGCTGAATCGTTGCAGCTTCACCAAGACTTTCCGAATGTTATGACCTGGTATGAGCGCTGTCGGCAACGGCCTGCGGCGGTTCGTGGACTAGCCGTAACGAAAATCAATTAA
- a CDS encoding alkene reductase, with protein MTQTNVPHLLSSLETKDLTFRNRIVMAPLTRSRSGAERIPNALMAEYYAQRAGAGLIITEGTTISPQANGWLNSPGIYTEAQTQAWKQVVDAVHAQNGLIFLQLWHTGRASHRDFQVNNQLPVGPSAVGLEGSEVHTPKGKQLYETPRALETAEIPNVIEDYRQAAANAKQAGFDGVEIHGANGYLIDEFLQSKTNHRTDLYGGSLENRFRFLKEITEAVLTVWPASRVGVRLSPNGVFNDMGSPDYRETFTYVAEQLNTYNLGYLHILDGLAFGFHELGEPMTLAEIRKVYSNTLMGNCGYDRNSAESAIVSGDAALIAFGRSYISNPDLVDRFAHNWELNADSDPSTWYSFEAEGYTDFPTYQVSQVV; from the coding sequence ATGACTCAAACGAACGTTCCTCATCTTCTTAGTTCTCTAGAAACAAAAGATCTAACCTTTCGAAATCGGATTGTGATGGCCCCGCTGACTCGTTCTCGATCGGGTGCGGAAAGAATACCAAACGCGCTGATGGCTGAGTACTATGCTCAGCGGGCTGGAGCGGGCCTCATCATTACAGAAGGTACTACCATCTCACCCCAGGCGAACGGTTGGCTCAATTCTCCCGGTATCTATACAGAAGCCCAAACCCAAGCCTGGAAGCAGGTTGTAGATGCGGTACATGCCCAAAATGGGTTGATCTTTTTGCAGCTTTGGCACACGGGTCGAGCGTCTCATCGTGACTTTCAAGTGAATAATCAACTTCCAGTGGGGCCATCAGCAGTCGGATTAGAAGGCTCAGAGGTACATACTCCCAAGGGGAAACAACTCTACGAGACCCCGAGGGCATTAGAGACTGCCGAAATCCCTAACGTGATCGAGGACTACCGACAAGCCGCTGCTAACGCTAAGCAAGCGGGCTTTGATGGCGTAGAGATCCATGGGGCCAATGGCTATTTGATTGACGAATTTCTACAGTCTAAGACCAATCACCGCACAGATCTGTATGGCGGTAGTTTAGAGAATCGCTTTCGGTTCTTAAAAGAAATCACTGAAGCGGTTCTGACTGTTTGGCCTGCTAGTCGTGTCGGAGTCAGGCTCTCGCCCAATGGCGTCTTCAACGATATGGGATCACCCGATTATCGGGAGACCTTTACTTATGTTGCTGAGCAGCTTAATACTTACAACCTAGGCTATTTGCATATCCTTGACGGTTTAGCGTTTGGCTTTCATGAGCTTGGAGAGCCAATGACACTGGCTGAAATTAGAAAGGTTTACAGCAATACACTGATGGGGAACTGTGGGTACGATCGCAATTCAGCAGAGTCTGCAATTGTATCTGGCGATGCGGCTCTGATTGCCTTTGGCCGCTCTTATATCAGCAATCCAGATCTTGTGGATCGTTTTGCCCATAATTGGGAGCTGAATGCTGACTCTGATCCATCTACCTGGTACTCCTTTGAGGCTGAAGGATATACCGACTTCCCGACCTATCAAGTCTCTCAGGTTGTTTGA
- a CDS encoding zinc-dependent alcohol dehydrogenase family protein, protein MANMQAAVLTALGGPEGFEIQQIPKPVPKANQILVRVYATSINPVDYQTRRGDYKDYVQLPAVIGLDVSGVVEAVGETVTAFKPGDEVYYAPRIFEDAGSYAQYNVVDESLVAIKPKNLSHTEAACFPIAGGTAWESLFTRANLQVGESVLIHAGAGGVGSLAIQLAKAIGAYVFTTCSPRNHDLVTKLGADHVIDYTTEDYVEVIQRETDNQGVDVVFDTIGGKTIQQSFEILRPYGRLVSIVDIETPQSLLAAWDRNLSVHFVFNPVNSAKLDALRQLIEREQLKPVIDSIMPWQQVSQAIQRLEQGGTTGKIVLDFADDN, encoded by the coding sequence ATGGCAAATATGCAAGCAGCTGTGTTGACGGCATTGGGTGGTCCCGAAGGGTTTGAGATCCAGCAGATCCCCAAACCTGTACCAAAAGCCAATCAGATCTTAGTCCGCGTCTATGCAACGTCTATCAATCCTGTTGATTATCAAACCCGTCGGGGTGACTATAAAGACTATGTGCAACTCCCAGCAGTTATTGGTCTTGATGTGTCTGGGGTTGTTGAGGCCGTGGGAGAAACCGTAACCGCCTTTAAGCCAGGAGATGAAGTCTATTACGCGCCTAGAATTTTTGAAGATGCGGGTAGCTATGCTCAATACAATGTTGTTGATGAGAGCCTGGTTGCGATTAAGCCCAAAAATCTATCCCATACTGAAGCAGCGTGTTTTCCCATAGCAGGTGGAACCGCTTGGGAGTCCCTGTTTACTAGGGCAAATCTCCAGGTAGGTGAATCTGTTTTGATTCATGCGGGCGCAGGTGGCGTTGGGTCTTTAGCCATCCAATTAGCGAAAGCGATAGGTGCCTACGTGTTCACAACCTGTAGCCCTAGAAATCATGATTTGGTTACGAAACTGGGCGCGGACCATGTGATTGACTATACAACGGAAGACTATGTAGAAGTCATTCAGCGAGAAACAGACAATCAAGGCGTTGATGTCGTCTTTGATACGATTGGCGGCAAGACGATTCAACAAAGTTTCGAGATTCTTCGCCCTTATGGTCGCCTTGTTAGCATCGTCGACATTGAAACGCCGCAATCTTTGCTCGCCGCTTGGGATCGAAATCTATCTGTCCATTTTGTTTTTAACCCAGTTAATTCAGCGAAGCTAGATGCCCTAAGGCAGCTTATTGAACGCGAACAGCTAAAACCAGTTATTGACTCAATCATGCCGTGGCAACAGGTGAGTCAAGCCATCCAACGATTAGAACAAGGCGGAACAACAGGAAAGATTGTGCTGGATTTTGCTGATGATAATTAG
- a CDS encoding nuclear transport factor 2 family protein: MKIRLLVLAGLLFAAMLLPITASNAHTVKRLKDRDAVAIETVIFDYFEGNGTADRDRLGAAFHEDLAVMVGIIKSENGTLERRAWHDMPALLDAWAAVENPPGTGRDGEVLHIQTVDGRIATALFRYTDEFYDAFTLLKHDGQWKIASKAFIEQ; this comes from the coding sequence ATGAAAATCAGGCTACTCGTCCTAGCAGGCCTATTGTTTGCAGCTATGCTTTTGCCCATCACTGCGAGCAATGCCCATACTGTAAAGAGGTTGAAAGATCGCGACGCTGTAGCGATTGAAACAGTAATTTTCGATTATTTTGAAGGAAACGGTACAGCAGATCGAGATCGGCTTGGCGCTGCTTTCCATGAAGACCTCGCCGTAATGGTAGGTATCATTAAGTCAGAGAATGGAACTCTCGAACGTCGTGCCTGGCACGATATGCCCGCTCTGCTAGATGCATGGGCAGCGGTCGAGAATCCTCCTGGTACGGGACGGGACGGCGAAGTTCTGCACATTCAAACAGTCGATGGACGGATCGCAACTGCCCTCTTTCGCTACACAGATGAATTTTATGATGCCTTTACATTGCTAAAGCACGATGGCCAATGGAAGATCGCTAGCAAGGCATTCATCGAACAATAA
- a CDS encoding SDR family oxidoreductase — protein sequence MSQNIDGKVVVITGASSGLGESTARHLASLGAKVVLGARRTEKLERITQEIRDSGGQAEFLTTDVTVASDLKALVEKAIAAFGQVDVIINNAGLMAIAPMSETKTDEWDRMIDINIKGVLYGIAAALPIFERQGSGHFINISSVAGVKVFSPGGAVYSGTKFAVRAISEGLRHEVGGKIRTTTIEPGAVDSDLKHGSSHQESSDFVKDFYQIAIPADSVARAIAYAIEQPADIDINELVLRPTVQDF from the coding sequence ATGTCTCAAAATATTGATGGGAAAGTCGTTGTTATTACTGGTGCCAGCAGTGGCCTAGGAGAATCAACAGCTCGTCATTTAGCCTCGTTGGGCGCGAAGGTCGTGTTGGGAGCACGCCGCACAGAGAAATTAGAACGCATCACCCAAGAGATCCGCGACAGTGGGGGACAGGCTGAATTTTTGACCACAGATGTTACCGTTGCTAGCGATTTAAAGGCACTCGTTGAGAAAGCGATCGCAGCTTTCGGTCAAGTCGATGTCATTATCAACAATGCTGGATTGATGGCGATTGCTCCCATGTCAGAGACGAAAACTGACGAATGGGATCGCATGATTGATATCAACATTAAAGGCGTTCTATACGGTATTGCAGCGGCCTTACCCATCTTTGAAAGACAGGGCAGTGGACACTTTATCAACATTTCTTCTGTTGCTGGAGTGAAGGTATTTAGTCCCGGTGGTGCGGTCTACAGTGGCACTAAATTTGCTGTGAGAGCAATTTCTGAAGGATTAAGGCATGAAGTGGGTGGCAAGATCAGAACAACCACTATTGAGCCAGGTGCTGTAGATTCTGATCTAAAACACGGTAGTTCACATCAGGAAAGCTCGGACTTTGTGAAAGATTTTTATCAGATTGCAATTCCTGCTGACTCTGTTGCGCGTGCTATTGCCTACGCCATTGAACAACCTGCAGATATAGATATCAATGAGCTTGTCTTACGGCCAACCGTACAAGATTTCTAA
- a CDS encoding NAD(P)-dependent alcohol dehydrogenase gives MIRAYAAAEVGGNLTPFEYKPDPLKDTDVEIDVEYCGLCHSDLSMLDNEWGITQYPFVPGHEVIGRVAKLGSAVKSLHVGQQVGLGWFSSSCMTCEWCLSGNHNLCPSREETIVNRHGGFADKVRAHEVWTVPLPEGIDAVKAGPLFCGGITVFNPLIQLGIQPTDKVGVIGIGGLGHMALKFLRAWGCEVTAFSSSPEKTAEAKAMGAHYVVNSREPDALKAVANSFDVILSTVSADLDWSIYIEALRPQGKIHFVGIPPSPLSTSLFSIIDAQRSVSGSPLGSPATVQKMLNFSQRHSIEPVIETFPFSQVNEAIDRLRHGKPRYRIVLVPDS, from the coding sequence ATGATTAGAGCTTATGCTGCTGCCGAGGTCGGCGGTAATCTAACGCCATTTGAGTACAAGCCAGATCCACTAAAGGATACAGATGTTGAGATCGATGTTGAGTATTGTGGCCTTTGCCACAGCGATCTGAGTATGTTGGACAACGAATGGGGAATTACCCAATATCCCTTTGTTCCTGGTCATGAAGTGATTGGACGAGTGGCTAAGCTCGGTTCTGCGGTTAAATCTCTTCACGTTGGCCAGCAAGTGGGCTTGGGATGGTTTTCCAGTTCTTGTATGACCTGTGAATGGTGTCTTTCTGGGAATCACAATCTTTGCCCCAGCCGAGAAGAAACCATCGTTAATCGACATGGCGGTTTTGCGGATAAGGTGCGCGCCCATGAAGTATGGACTGTTCCTCTCCCTGAAGGGATTGATGCGGTCAAAGCAGGTCCCCTATTCTGTGGCGGCATTACTGTTTTTAATCCCCTTATTCAGTTGGGAATACAGCCAACAGACAAAGTTGGGGTCATTGGCATTGGTGGATTGGGGCATATGGCACTAAAGTTCTTGCGTGCTTGGGGGTGTGAAGTCACCGCTTTTTCATCGAGTCCTGAAAAAACGGCTGAAGCAAAAGCGATGGGGGCGCATTATGTTGTCAACTCACGTGAGCCTGACGCACTGAAAGCGGTCGCCAATTCCTTTGATGTGATTCTTTCTACCGTCAGCGCCGATTTAGACTGGAGCATTTATATCGAGGCCCTGCGTCCTCAAGGCAAGATCCACTTTGTTGGCATCCCACCCTCCCCTTTGAGTACCTCCTTATTTTCGATTATTGATGCACAGCGGTCGGTGTCAGGATCACCGTTGGGCAGTCCGGCAACCGTGCAGAAAATGCTCAATTTTTCTCAACGTCACAGCATTGAACCCGTTATTGAAACGTTTCCCTTTAGCCAAGTCAATGAAGCCATAGACCGGCTCCGTCACGGGAAGCCACGTTATCGGATTGTATTAGTACCAGACTCATAG
- a CDS encoding serine/threonine-protein kinase, with translation MIGQTLDGRYRIVQSLGEGGFGQTYIAEDTRRPGNPSCVVKLLQPASSDPEFLEVARRLFRSEAETLEQLGHHHQIPRLLAFFEQDQDFFLVQELIDGAPLTDELAAGEQWPESQVQSLLSEVLEVLEFIHGQGVIHRDIKPENIIRRRADQKLVLVDFGSVKQVRNQGLVTNPQTNITVVVGTPGYMASEQSQGKPRPNSDLYSLGIIGIQALTGRPPSQFQEDVDGELVWRDQAAVSDELAQVLTQMVRPYFKLRYQTAADALQALHQTIDQTSVQPSPKPFTPPVEPAISAIEPTQVVATPTPPRPQQRPSPPVAKSSGCAPWVFGFGAMALVMGLGMVGLTYWGVTDELFPFLQPVANVDNGATLLEQAQQEARQSGDLDAAIAIANQIPSNSDSAEAAQTQVQTWQTTWQQQQDLFNRAKTAFDGKRWYVARDLAFKLPQNPYWDRRADPIYFAAKRKIADLERPAPTPTPTEPPEPTLEPDPSPSPDPTQPEEPTLSPSPEPSPIQSPVVIPVPPPTPTAPTPNDDSP, from the coding sequence ATGATTGGGCAAACGTTGGATGGGCGTTATCGCATCGTACAGTCTCTCGGGGAAGGAGGCTTTGGACAAACCTATATTGCTGAGGATACAAGACGCCCCGGCAATCCGTCTTGTGTGGTTAAATTGCTGCAGCCCGCTAGCAGCGATCCAGAGTTTTTGGAAGTGGCTCGTCGCCTATTCCGCAGTGAAGCGGAAACCTTAGAACAGTTAGGCCACCACCATCAAATTCCCCGGCTACTCGCCTTCTTTGAGCAAGATCAAGACTTTTTCCTCGTCCAAGAACTGATTGATGGGGCTCCCCTCACGGATGAACTGGCGGCGGGAGAACAATGGCCAGAGTCGCAGGTGCAATCGCTGCTGTCCGAAGTGCTCGAAGTCTTGGAATTTATTCATGGCCAAGGGGTGATTCATCGCGATATTAAACCTGAGAATATTATCCGTCGCCGAGCCGATCAGAAGCTGGTCTTGGTCGACTTTGGGTCGGTCAAACAGGTGCGCAATCAAGGCCTAGTCACTAATCCACAAACCAATATCACCGTGGTCGTGGGCACCCCCGGATATATGGCCAGTGAGCAAAGCCAAGGGAAGCCGCGTCCCAATAGCGACCTGTATTCTCTCGGAATTATCGGTATTCAGGCCCTGACGGGCAGACCCCCCTCCCAATTCCAAGAAGATGTAGACGGCGAGCTAGTTTGGCGAGATCAGGCGGCGGTGAGTGATGAATTGGCCCAGGTCCTTACTCAAATGGTGCGCCCCTATTTTAAATTGCGCTACCAAACTGCTGCTGATGCTTTACAAGCACTCCATCAGACCATCGATCAAACCTCCGTACAGCCCTCTCCTAAACCCTTCACACCTCCCGTAGAACCAGCAATATCAGCCATAGAACCCACCCAAGTCGTTGCCACACCCACCCCCCCCCGTCCACAGCAGCGCCCATCCCCGCCGGTCGCGAAATCTTCAGGCTGTGCCCCCTGGGTGTTCGGCTTCGGCGCTATGGCCTTGGTCATGGGTTTAGGCATGGTTGGCCTCACCTACTGGGGAGTAACGGATGAACTATTCCCGTTTCTCCAACCGGTCGCCAATGTAGATAATGGTGCGACGCTCCTAGAGCAGGCTCAGCAAGAAGCGCGACAGTCTGGGGATTTAGATGCAGCAATTGCGATCGCAAACCAAATCCCCAGCAACAGCGACAGTGCTGAAGCCGCCCAAACCCAAGTCCAGACCTGGCAAACGACATGGCAACAACAACAAGACCTATTCAATCGTGCTAAAACAGCCTTTGATGGTAAACGCTGGTATGTTGCCCGAGACTTAGCGTTTAAATTGCCCCAAAATCCTTACTGGGATAGGCGAGCCGATCCCATCTACTTCGCAGCCAAACGCAAAATTGCAGACTTGGAGCGCCCTGCACCCACTCCCACCCCCACGGAACCACCTGAACCTACATTAGAGCCGGACCCCAGTCCCAGCCCAGACCCCACACAGCCAGAAGAACCAACTCTCAGCCCTAGTCCAGAGCCATCGCCGATACAATCTCCCGTTGTGATTCCGGTGCCGCCGCCTACCCCTACCGCCCCGACTCCTAACGACGATAGTCCATAG